A single window of Deltaproteobacteria bacterium DNA harbors:
- a CDS encoding anti-sigma factor antagonist, which yields MSQKFQATVHQRDDVTFVKLAGVIDEDNELSDLVDKIGKGTCVIDLGEVERINSCGVRDWVNWLGKIESAGAEVVLVECSPAIVAQINLVNNFTGKGVVKSFYVPYFCPECDEEKVLLCETADMGPPPHEPPTCRCDECDLVMDFDDMPDSYFAFLANQKKIADAGKVDQVISEFNPGDGEKSKIRSRVGSTSLSGASLSSSLPSVPSLPSISRSSAGLGTGAGSRPGSAFTGTGSRPGFGTSPGSNPGTLPGSPPDARAAAVAPRSGAVVYVLVGVLVLAIVVLGVLLFAK from the coding sequence GATCGACGAAGACAACGAACTTTCCGACTTGGTTGACAAAATCGGAAAGGGGACGTGTGTCATCGACCTCGGCGAGGTCGAGCGCATCAACTCGTGCGGCGTGCGCGACTGGGTCAACTGGCTCGGCAAGATCGAGAGCGCGGGTGCCGAGGTCGTGCTGGTCGAGTGCTCGCCGGCGATCGTTGCGCAGATCAACCTCGTCAACAACTTCACGGGCAAGGGCGTCGTCAAGAGCTTCTACGTCCCGTACTTCTGTCCCGAATGCGACGAGGAAAAGGTGCTGCTGTGCGAGACCGCCGACATGGGGCCGCCGCCGCACGAGCCGCCGACTTGTCGCTGTGACGAGTGCGACCTCGTCATGGACTTCGACGACATGCCCGACTCGTACTTCGCGTTCCTCGCGAACCAAAAGAAGATCGCGGACGCGGGCAAGGTCGATCAGGTCATCAGCGAGTTCAACCCGGGGGACGGCGAGAAGTCCAAGATTCGCTCGCGCGTCGGCTCGACCAGCCTGTCGGGCGCGTCGCTGTCGTCGTCGTTGCCGAGCGTACCGTCGCTGCCGTCGATCTCGCGGTCGTCGGCGGGGCTCGGAACGGGCGCGGGGTCGCGGCCGGGCAGCGCGTTCACGGGCACCGGCTCGCGACCGGGCTTCGGCACCTCGCCTGGGTCAAACCCGGGGACGTTGCCCGGCTCCCCGCCCGACGCGCGCGCGGCGGCCGTCGCGCCCCGCAGCGGCGCCGTCGTCTACGTCCTGGTCGGGGTTCTCGTGCTCGCGATCGTCGTGTTGGGCGTCCTGCTGTTCGCCAAGTAA
- a CDS encoding PAS domain-containing protein — translation MADSALQRFLQEFKRTAPAIVDSYFVVDKDRNIVDFNRAFYAMLPRQVARGLKGKKCYDVIELNICRDNCIAMQCWESGRHVRLDEITGTVIGDAEGQQLRFILSAVPITDDDGNPIGALEIQRNVTDEAVVQVKYQEMLETEARERERLATQIRARTKELLETNQRLLKTQKELLAYKKGLIA, via the coding sequence GTGGCCGATTCGGCTCTCCAGCGGTTCTTGCAAGAGTTCAAGCGCACTGCGCCCGCGATCGTCGACAGCTACTTCGTCGTCGACAAGGACCGCAACATCGTAGACTTCAACCGCGCGTTCTACGCGATGTTGCCGCGCCAGGTCGCTCGCGGCCTCAAGGGCAAGAAGTGCTACGACGTCATCGAACTCAACATCTGCCGCGACAACTGCATCGCGATGCAGTGCTGGGAAAGCGGCCGCCACGTGCGGCTCGACGAAATCACCGGCACGGTCATCGGCGACGCGGAGGGGCAGCAGCTGCGATTCATCCTGTCGGCCGTGCCGATCACCGACGACGACGGCAACCCGATCGGGGCGCTTGAGATCCAGCGCAACGTCACCGACGAGGCGGTCGTCCAGGTCAAATACCAGGAGATGCTCGAAACCGAAGCGCGCGAGCGCGAGCGGCTCGCTACGCAGATCCGCGCGCGCACGAAGGAGCTGCTGGAAACCAACCAGCGGCTGCTCAAGACGCAAAAAGAACTGCTCGCGTACAAAAAGGGGCTGATCGCGTAA